The region AGGTCCTCGCCGACTCCCCGGATCACGTCCGTCCGCTCCTCGACCGATCCGTCCGGACCCTCGGCGATCAGTTCGGCCTGGCCGAGCACCGTGTTCAGGTCGTTGCGGAGGTTGTGTCGCAGGACGTTGTCGAGTACCGATAGCTGTCGCTCGCGGCGGCGGCGGTCGGTGATGTCGCGGCTGAACCCGACGATCCGGACCACCTCGCCGTCCTCGACGATCGGTTTGCCCTGGACCCAGACCCACCGGGTGAAGTTCTGCTCGGGGTTGACGCGGTACTCGATGTCGACCGGCTCACCGGCCGACAGTCGCGCCATCGCGTCCCGCACCATCGAGCGGTCGTCGGGGTGGGTGCAGTCGAGGAAGCTCCCCGGGTCCGCCTCTACCGCTTCGACGGACTGGCCGTACACCGCCTCGTACGCCGAGTTGAGGAACAGCAGTTCGTCCCAGTCGGCGCTGAACGTCCAGAGCACGTCGGCGGTCTTCGCGGCGATCTCCCGGAGGCGGTCCTCGGTCTCGTCGCGCTCCCGCTCGGCTTCGACCCGGTCGGACACGTCCCGCGAACTGATCACGTACCCGCCGACGTTCGGGTCGGTGGAGTTCGAGAACCGGCTCTCCAGATGCACCCACGACCCGTCGCTCGCCCGGTGGCGGTACTCGACGGACGCCTCGACGAACTCGTCGGTCGATATCGTCCGCTCGAACGCCGCCCGGACGCGCTCGCGGTCGTCGGGGTGGATGTAGTCGAACGCGT is a window of Halostella salina DNA encoding:
- a CDS encoding PAS domain-containing sensor histidine kinase, which gives rise to MVGPGETNALLDYAQDKIAVVDADGTFTYLNRAAEWTVGFDPEELVGENAFDYIHPDDRERVRAAFERTISTDEFVEASVEYRHRASDGSWVHLESRFSNSTDPNVGGYVISSRDVSDRVEAERERDETEDRLREIAAKTADVLWTFSADWDELLFLNSAYEAVYGQSVEAVEADPGSFLDCTHPDDRSMVRDAMARLSAGEPVDIEYRVNPEQNFTRWVWVQGKPIVEDGEVVRIVGFSRDITDRRRRERQLSVLDNVLRHNLRNDLNTVLGQAELIAEGPDGSVEERTDVIRGVGEDLLRKAEKQRETIDLLTAPAGKEVIDLPFVADRVVEEARSRFPDADCRAAVPDALSACAIPDVETALSELVENAVKHSDSDRPRVRVTGERRDGQVAVSVHDDCPPLPEYEYLVLTGDHEMDDIYHSSGLGLWLVYWIVDLSNGTVEFDCSGSGNTITIVLPGAGEAGTATS